In the genome of Nonomuraea sp. NBC_00507, the window CGCGACAACGGTCCGCGTCGAGGGAGGCAAGACTCTGACGACCGATGGCCCGTTCGTCGGGATGAAGGAGGCCGTGGGCAGCGTGTTCGTCCTGGAGGCCGACGACCTCGACGCGGCCATCGAGGTTGCCGCCCGCGTCCCAGCGGCACGCTATGGCGGCGCCGTCGAGATCCGCCCCTCTGAGGTGTATTGCTAGCGCTCGAACAGGTCTTCCGTGAGGAGTGGGGCCGCATCCTGGCCACCCTGATCGGCTTCCTCGGCGACTTCGATCTCGCCGAGGAAGCCGCACAGGAGGCCTTTGCGATCGCCGCCGACCGGTGGCCACGCGAGGGCGTCCCCAGCAACCCGCGCGCCTGGCTGATGACGACAGCTCGCAACCGGGCCACGGACCGCATCCGCCGCGATCGGGCCTTCGCGGCCAAGTTCGGCCTGCTCGTTGCTAGCGATCGTGTCGAGGTGCCGATGAACACCAAGTTTCCCGATGAGCGCCTGGAGCTCATCTTCACCTGCTGTCACCCGGCGCTCGCAGTCGAGGCGCAGGTTGCGCTCATCCTGCGCACCCTGGGCGGGCTCACCACCGACGAGATCGCCCGTGCCTTCCTGGTACCGGAGCGCACGATGGCGCAGCGGCTGGTGCGGGCCAAGCGCAAGATCAAAGCCGCGGGGATCCCGTTTCGGGTGCCACCGGATCACCTGCTCCGCGAGCGACTCGACGCTGTTCTCGCCGTCGTCTATCTGATCTTCAACGAGGGCTACGGCGGGCGCGACGAGCTCGCTGCTGAGGCAATCTGGTTGGGACGCGCGCTCGCTGAACTACTACCGGACGACCCCGAAGTTCGCGGGCTGCTGGCGATGATGCTCTTGCACGACTCCCGTCGCGAGGCGCGGTTCCGCGACGGCGAACTCGTGCTACTCGCCGATCAGGACCGGTCACGCTGGAACACCGAGCAGATCGCGGATGGACGCGCCGAACTCGACCGAGCACTCGCCCTCGGCGGCCGCGGGCCGTACGTCCTGCAGGCCGCCATCGCGTCGCTGCACGCCGAGGTGCCATGCGACTGGGCACAGATCGCGGCGCTGTACGGCCAACTCGCCCGCCTGACTGGCTCGCCCGTCGTGGAGCTCAACCGCGCCATCGCCATCGCCGAGACTGAAGGCCCCGAAGCCGGGCTGCGTATCGTCGACCAACTCGGTCTCGATGACTTCCGCTACCTACACTCGACCAGGGCCGAACTCTTGCGGCGCCTCGGGCGCATCGACGAGGCGCGTGACGAATATCGACGTGCCAGACAACTCACCGACGACGGCGCCGAACGGCGCTTCCTCGAACGCCGGCTAACGGAACTGGCAGGTATGACAGGCTCGGGTTAGTTGGGTCATCCTGACGGTCTCTGAGATGAAGCGGCTAGGCGGGTGGATCACCGTACAGGCGGACCCGCGCTCACCCCGCAGGCGGACGACGGGCGCCACGGTGACGGCGATCATAGATTCCGCTCACTGCAGGCTCTCGTCTAAGGACATGGACATGCTTAAGAAGTCTCTGCTGGCCGCGCTGGCGGCGTCGGCCGTCGCCGCCCTCACCTTGGTCCCCGCCGGCCCCGCCGCGGCCGCCACGATCGAGATCCGTCCCGGGCAGGTCTCGACCCTGAAACAGTCGAACAGCAAGTTCAGCTGCCCGACGAACGAAGTGCTGATCGGCCGCGGGCACCGCGGCGACGAGAACGGCGACACCACGTTCCACTGCGGCCGCATCTACATCGACAACGTCCAGGTCACGGTGCTCAAGTTAGACTTCTGGGGCACCCTGACGGATGAGAACAACCACGATTACCACACTCCGGCGAACCAGGCCATCACCGGGATTCGGCACGACGGGGACGAGAACGGCGACACCATCTACTACAGCGGGGCGTTGTTCTGGCAGGGCAAGGCGGTGCAGATCACCCCGAGGCAACTGGAAGGCTGGGTCAGGGAGAACAACCACGCCTCGATGGGCGGCACCAACCAGGTGATGACCGGCCGTAGGCACACCGGGGACGAGAACGGCTGGACTCAATACGAGTACGGCTGGATCTCGTACAGCGGCTGATCCCGGGAGCCGGGTGGCGAGCCATCCCGCAGGGACGCCGCCGCCCAGCACCTCCACCCGCTCGAACTCCGCCGCCGCGCCCACCTCGCACCCCATCGCCCGCAGCGCGCCCAGCGCGATCGCCGTCGTGGCCCGCGGGCTGCCGTCGATGACCTTCACCGCCGCCGCGTGCCTGGACTCCAGCGCCGCAACCAGCACGCCCTCGGCGCCGCCCTTGGCCACGGCGCGGAGGGCAGCACTTGTCTGACGTGCCTTGCACGCCCTCGAGAACCCCAGATATCAACGTCAGCGGCAGATGTTCCTCGCCGTGAACGAGTACGCCGAAGTGATCCTTTACCACGCGATCGGTTCGACCATCTTCACCAACGCAGGCGATTCCCGGTTCGAGCTGGTCTGGTGTTCGGCCTAATACCCCTGCGGCGGGTAGGGCGGATGCTGGACGTGCTGCACCGGCAGATGGCGGGTCACCCTCCAACCGATGAACGACACCGGGATGGCCACGATCAGCCACAGCCCGATGGTGAACAGCGCCAGCCACCAGTGCAGGAACACCCACAGACAGCCATGAATGATCATGGCGATCGGGTTGAAGCCCCACTCCTTCACCGTCGTGTACTGCACTGGCCCGTACTGAGGCCCGCTCGGCACCGGCCCGAACGGCTGGCTGTAGGGCTGCGGCTGGTACGGCTGCGGGTACTGCGGGCCTGACTGGGCACCGGACTGCTGGCCGTACGGGTCGTGCGGCTGGGGCGGGTAACCCATAGAGCGGCTCCAGAGGTAGGGGAACACGACGCTGTGGGACGTTCCAAGCATCCTCCAAGTCGACGAAGATCACGTGTCCAGATCCGGACGCCTCGGAGCACGATCCGAGCGCTGCATGGCAAGGCGTAGGCGAGAGGCGCCGGCGGCAGATGCCAGCGGAAGGCCGGGGTAGCAGCGCGGCGAAGACGTTCTCGTCCAGGCGGTGGCAGCAGCGCTCGGCGTCGTCCCTGTCAGACCTCTCCTGTCGCGGGGTTCGGCCATCGGACGATCACGGTTGGTCGCGAACTCGAAGACAATTTTGTCGCCGTATTCCAGCGCCCAGGCGTTTACTGTCGTCTGCCAGTAATAGGGATCAGCAAACCACATCCACTCGACTCGGAAGCGCTTAAAGGCTTCGTGCACGCGAGCGTCAACCGCAATCGCGTCCACTTCCCAGCCTGGCCGGCTGTCGTCTTCCCAGAGGCCCAGGAGGAACAACTTGCCGTCTCTCAAGCGGCTGGCTACCAAGGCTGTGGCGTCATTTCTGACGCTGCCGTCGAAGCCAAGGGCAATCTGTTCCCGCGGCAGTAGCGGATCATCCTCTTCCGCCAGGCCGTCCCAGACGGCTCGCTCAATCCAGGTATCCGCCGTTTCGCGAATCTGATTCAGATAGAACCGGGCGGCTACGGCCTCGCTCGTGCGAGGGTCCTGAATGGCCACCAGGAGGCCGTGAAGGTCAACCCAATGGCTGTCCCCGTACGCCTCGGTGAGCGCCGCCATGACGGCGTCTGGGTCCTTGAGATCGACATAGCCAACTGCCTCAACACAGTCGTAGAGGAGGCTCGCAGTGCCAGCTAGCGCGGCCTCGTGGGTGCGCTGGGCAATGGACTGCTCGGCAGGGTTGTAGGCGTTGGTCGTCTCAACCAAGCGGCTACCGGCGCCAGAGGTCTTCCGGACGTTACGGTCCAGGACTTCCCAGACGTGAATGCCCTGGTTGGACTCAACCCAGTGGTGGACCTCGTCAGCGATGACGAACGTCGGCCGCGCGCCCTCCAGGCCTCGGGAACTGGCCGTTACGGGCTCGATGCGCCCTGGCCTACCGTCGCGGAATTGGATCAGGCCCTTGCCGATCTCGATCCCGTAGTGCTCTTCAGCGGGGCTCTCCGCGAGCATCCCGCGCACCATGTCGCGCGTGTTCTGGGTCTGGTCGATCGACGTCGCGGCGATCTGAATCAGCGGGAGCGGTACGCGCTTCCCAACCGGCATGCCGTTCTTGTCGAAGTGGCTGAACCGCGCCGGCCCGATGAACTCGATGATCGCAAGGGCCGCTAGAAGCGGTGTCTTGCCCCAGCCCTTCGCCCTTCTCAGGGCGGCTGTGCTGTAGAGCCAGCGTCCCTCGTCGTCGATGGCGTAGAGCCACAACAGGAATCGCTGTTGCTCACGTGTGAAGCGCCACGGCTCGCCAGCGTCGGGGCCGTCAGGCTGGACGATGTAGGTCTCAG includes:
- a CDS encoding RNA polymerase sigma factor codes for the protein MLALEQVFREEWGRILATLIGFLGDFDLAEEAAQEAFAIAADRWPREGVPSNPRAWLMTTARNRATDRIRRDRAFAAKFGLLVASDRVEVPMNTKFPDERLELIFTCCHPALAVEAQVALILRTLGGLTTDEIARAFLVPERTMAQRLVRAKRKIKAAGIPFRVPPDHLLRERLDAVLAVVYLIFNEGYGGRDELAAEAIWLGRALAELLPDDPEVRGLLAMMLLHDSRREARFRDGELVLLADQDRSRWNTEQIADGRAELDRALALGGRGPYVLQAAIASLHAEVPCDWAQIAALYGQLARLTGSPVVELNRAIAIAETEGPEAGLRIVDQLGLDDFRYLHSTRAELLRRLGRIDEARDEYRRARQLTDDGAERRFLERRLTELAGMTGSG
- a CDS encoding YciI family protein, coding for MKYVMLIYQVDAQERQAALSEEEQKQVYADYQGINETPGVTSVPPMGHPENATTVRVEGGKTLTTDGPFVGMKEAVGSVFVLEADDLDAAIEVAARVPAARYGGAVEIRPSEVYC